One part of the Terriglobales bacterium genome encodes these proteins:
- a CDS encoding TIGR00282 family metallophosphoesterase, which produces MRILFIGDIFGKPGRVSVKEHLPAFVKQRPVDLVIANAENAAGGFGLTPPIIDELFDLNIAVLTTGNHVWDKREIIDYFHSANGNPHSPARRVLRPANYPQGTPGIGMYEGTVGDIPYAVINLQGRVFLPQNDDPFRLADALIAKTKAKVILVDIHAEATSEKVAMGWYLDGRVTAVLGTHTHIPTADTRILPNGTAYQTDVGMTGPYDSVIGVQKELVIHRFLTNMPARWEAAHGDVHFCGVYVECDQHTGRATAVERIMIPGRQGASL; this is translated from the coding sequence CTCTTTATCGGCGACATTTTCGGCAAGCCCGGACGCGTCAGCGTCAAGGAGCACCTGCCCGCCTTCGTCAAGCAGCGGCCGGTTGATCTGGTCATCGCCAACGCCGAAAACGCCGCCGGCGGATTCGGCCTCACGCCGCCCATCATCGACGAGCTTTTCGATCTCAACATCGCCGTGCTCACCACCGGCAATCATGTCTGGGACAAGCGCGAGATCATCGACTACTTCCATTCGGCCAACGGCAATCCTCACAGTCCGGCGCGCCGCGTGCTTCGGCCCGCCAACTATCCCCAGGGAACGCCCGGCATCGGCATGTACGAAGGAACCGTGGGCGATATTCCCTACGCCGTCATCAATCTCCAGGGCCGGGTTTTCCTGCCCCAAAATGACGATCCCTTCCGCCTGGCTGACGCGCTCATCGCAAAGACCAAGGCCAAGGTCATCCTCGTCGACATCCACGCCGAAGCAACCTCGGAAAAGGTCGCCATGGGCTGGTATCTTGACGGCCGCGTGACCGCGGTTCTCGGCACCCACACCCACATTCCCACCGCCGATACCCGCATTCTGCCCAACGGCACCGCTTATCAGACGGACGTGGGCATGACTGGTCCTTATGACAGCGTGATTGGCGTGCAGAAAGAACTGGTGATCCACCGTTTTCTCACCAACATGCCCGCTCGCTGGGAGGCGGCGCATGGCGACGTTCATTTCTGCGGCGTGTATGTGGAGTGCGACCAGCACACCGGCCGCGCTACCGCCGTCGAGCGCATCATGATTCCCGGCCGCCAGGGTGCGAGCCTGTAA